In Rhizobium gallicum bv. gallicum R602sp, the following proteins share a genomic window:
- the nuoG gene encoding NADH-quinone oxidoreductase subunit NuoG, with protein sequence MVSVTIDGQTLEVEAGSTVLMAAERLGIDIPTFCYWKRLPPLASCRMCLVEIEGLRRLQPACATTVTDGMVVRANTPLIEETRSSMLDMLLANHPLDCPICDKGGECELQDMVMAYGPRKSEFHDLKRVFHSEDIRLSPVVIMNVNRCIQCQRCVRMCEEVVGAVALGTVEKGMDTAVTGFEGSLASCDQCGNCIEVCPVGALMSFPYRYKARPWDLVETDTVCPHCGTGCQLTVGTRKGELMRVRSKWDEGVNRETLCVRGRFGLDFVSGRDRIERPMIRRNGALAPVSWDEAGDYLRRRLSAVEDKAAGGLASPRLPNEVLYQFQKLMRTVFRTNNIDCSSRWSAPFDTLGPLLAAFYSRAPLEEVIANDCVLVVGGNVTEENPITEYLLRDGARRRQTALLMLSARPSRLEADACVVVRVSPGGETASLAAVVAGLVEAAGHALLGETFADIEATIGRSQVNTGGDGPGRLASALKESRSVTVLVSVELLRSPEARATLQQLNNLLQVLRLLRKGLAMQFLFDRANQLGAWDMGVLPAALPGLWAVTDDVNRATLARSWGAEIPSEPGAGLDVMLELCVGGGMGALYLAGADPLISYPDRDFVTRALGAADLLIVQDTFLTDTAGLAEVVLPAAGYGEESGTFTNNEGRTQKIRKFREPAFEARGNLAIFDFVASLRSQTLQPSTEGGIFDEIARLVPAYQGLTQDGLGADGAFTKALPQPPDGEFFAPSPAAKTAGGFMLITGNCLFHNGYLSERSEILNTVADDPYVEMSAQDAAQLGFSDSDPVVVRSALGELTAKLKVNKRFPKGLVFLPENYRALRLNRLMRRGVYPCPVEIHQATTSAARLTGSASNPKDRHQGIDGGLPDAPSRPD encoded by the coding sequence TCCATGCTCGACATGCTGCTTGCCAACCACCCCCTTGACTGCCCGATCTGCGACAAGGGCGGCGAATGCGAGCTCCAGGACATGGTGATGGCATACGGCCCCCGCAAAAGCGAGTTCCACGATCTCAAGCGTGTATTCCACTCCGAGGACATCCGTCTCAGCCCTGTCGTCATCATGAACGTCAACCGCTGCATCCAGTGCCAGCGTTGCGTCCGGATGTGCGAGGAGGTGGTCGGCGCGGTCGCGCTTGGCACCGTCGAAAAAGGCATGGATACCGCCGTCACCGGCTTCGAGGGTAGCCTTGCGAGTTGCGATCAGTGCGGCAATTGCATCGAGGTCTGCCCGGTCGGCGCTCTGATGAGTTTCCCCTACCGCTACAAGGCACGGCCCTGGGATCTGGTCGAGACCGACACGGTGTGCCCGCATTGCGGCACCGGTTGCCAGTTGACGGTGGGCACACGCAAGGGTGAGCTTATGCGGGTACGCTCGAAGTGGGACGAGGGGGTCAACCGCGAAACGCTTTGCGTGCGGGGACGCTTCGGTCTCGATTTCGTCTCGGGCAGGGACCGGATAGAGCGACCGATGATCCGTCGCAATGGCGCGCTGGCGCCGGTTTCCTGGGACGAAGCGGGGGATTATCTGCGCCGGCGGCTGTCGGCGGTCGAGGACAAGGCTGCAGGGGGGCTGGCCTCGCCGCGCCTGCCCAACGAGGTGCTCTATCAGTTCCAGAAGCTGATGCGGACGGTATTCCGGACCAACAACATTGATTGCTCGTCGCGCTGGTCCGCGCCCTTTGATACGCTCGGCCCGTTACTGGCAGCCTTCTACAGCCGCGCACCGCTGGAAGAGGTGATCGCCAACGACTGCGTGCTCGTCGTCGGCGGCAACGTGACCGAGGAGAACCCAATCACCGAATACCTGCTGCGGGACGGCGCGCGGCGGCGGCAGACCGCATTGCTCATGCTTTCAGCGCGGCCCTCCCGTCTGGAGGCCGACGCCTGCGTTGTGGTTCGCGTGTCGCCGGGCGGAGAAACCGCGAGCCTCGCGGCGGTGGTAGCCGGGCTCGTGGAAGCGGCCGGTCACGCATTGCTGGGCGAGACTTTTGCGGACATCGAAGCGACAATCGGTAGGTCGCAGGTGAATACCGGTGGTGACGGGCCGGGTCGGCTGGCCAGTGCGCTCAAGGAAAGCCGCAGCGTCACTGTGCTTGTCAGCGTCGAGCTCTTGAGATCACCCGAAGCGCGCGCGACGCTGCAGCAACTCAACAACCTGCTGCAGGTTCTCCGTCTGCTCCGCAAGGGCCTGGCGATGCAGTTCCTCTTTGACCGCGCCAATCAGCTGGGTGCCTGGGACATGGGAGTTTTGCCGGCGGCTTTGCCGGGATTGTGGGCGGTCACCGATGATGTGAACCGTGCAACCCTTGCGCGAAGCTGGGGTGCCGAAATCCCATCTGAACCCGGCGCGGGCCTCGACGTCATGCTGGAACTCTGCGTCGGTGGCGGGATGGGCGCACTCTACCTCGCCGGAGCAGACCCCCTGATCTCCTACCCCGACAGGGATTTCGTGACGCGGGCGCTTGGCGCCGCCGATCTCCTGATCGTGCAGGATACCTTCCTAACCGATACCGCGGGCCTGGCCGAAGTTGTTCTGCCCGCGGCAGGTTACGGCGAGGAATCCGGGACGTTCACCAACAACGAGGGCCGGACCCAGAAGATCCGCAAATTCCGCGAACCGGCCTTCGAGGCGCGAGGCAATCTGGCGATATTCGACTTCGTCGCATCGCTGCGCAGCCAGACGCTGCAGCCATCGACAGAAGGCGGGATTTTCGACGAGATTGCCCGGCTGGTTCCGGCCTATCAGGGGTTGACGCAGGATGGACTTGGCGCAGACGGCGCGTTCACCAAGGCGCTCCCGCAGCCACCGGATGGCGAGTTCTTCGCGCCGTCGCCGGCCGCGAAGACAGCCGGCGGGTTCATGCTGATTACCGGCAACTGCCTGTTCCACAACGGATATCTTTCCGAACGCTCGGAGATCCTGAATACGGTCGCTGATGACCCTTATGTCGAGATGAGCGCGCAGGATGCGGCCCAACTTGGCTTTTCGGATAGTGATCCGGTGGTCGTGCGATCCGCTCTGGGAGAATTGACGGCGAAGCTCAAGGTCAACAAGCGCTTTCCCAAGGGCCTCGTATTTCTCCCCGAAAACTACAGGGCCCTACGCCTCAACAGACTGATGCGCCGGGGCGTATATCCATGTCCGGTGGAAATTCACCAGGCCACGACGTCCGCCGCCCGTCTCACTGGTTCCGCCTCGAACCCTAAGGATCGCCACCAAGGCATCGACGGTGGCTTGCCTGACGCTCCATCGCGCCCTGACTAG
- a CDS encoding CBS domain-containing protein — MFVGEIMKNKGVGVIAVNRDQTMVEVLRLFRENNIGFVVVSQSDGEFLGTLSERDCCNAVAEYGAAAAMMRAADIMNRNVATCSTGDLLPIAMGIMTRQRTRHVLVMDGDDVVGVVSIGDVVKHRLEEAQRTEQDLQDYICGNRYH; from the coding sequence ATGTTTGTCGGCGAAATCATGAAGAACAAGGGTGTCGGTGTCATCGCGGTCAATCGCGATCAGACGATGGTGGAAGTCCTGAGGCTGTTTCGCGAAAACAATATAGGCTTCGTCGTCGTCAGCCAATCAGACGGCGAATTCCTTGGTACCTTGTCGGAGCGGGATTGCTGCAATGCGGTAGCCGAATACGGGGCCGCGGCGGCGATGATGCGAGCCGCCGACATCATGAACCGCAATGTAGCGACCTGTTCGACCGGGGATTTGCTGCCAATCGCGATGGGAATCATGACCCGGCAGCGTACGCGTCATGTCCTGGTTATGGACGGGGACGACGTTGTCGGCGTGGTCAGTATCGGCGATGTGGTCAAACACAGGCTCGAAGAAGCGCAGCGCACGGAGCAGGATCTGCAGGATTACATCTGCGGGAACAGGTATCACTGA
- a CDS encoding NADH-quinone oxidoreductase subunit I, with translation MSRAQDRIGTWIGWAFFADLAKALALTFGYMFARSVTMQYPDKEKWLPYPRYRGHHFLTRDEEGEIKCVACELCARICPCDCIEVIPYEDEKGKRHPAKFEIDTARCLFCGLCEDACPADAIALGQQYEFSSFSSRDLVIGRDDLLAKPGKAATGGGVIAARLNTEKDVIVETKETQGYNWWRNIRRT, from the coding sequence ATGTCGCGCGCGCAGGACAGAATTGGAACATGGATCGGCTGGGCGTTCTTCGCCGATCTGGCGAAAGCCTTGGCGCTGACCTTCGGCTACATGTTCGCCAGATCCGTCACCATGCAGTATCCGGACAAGGAGAAATGGTTGCCTTACCCGCGCTACCGCGGGCATCACTTCTTGACGCGCGACGAAGAGGGCGAGATCAAATGCGTGGCCTGCGAACTTTGCGCCCGGATTTGTCCCTGCGACTGCATCGAAGTCATCCCCTACGAGGACGAGAAGGGTAAGCGTCACCCGGCAAAATTCGAGATCGACACGGCCCGTTGCCTTTTCTGCGGGCTATGCGAGGACGCCTGTCCAGCGGACGCGATCGCGCTTGGCCAGCAATACGAATTCTCGAGCTTTTCCTCGCGTGATTTGGTGATCGGGCGCGACGATCTGCTCGCCAAACCGGGCAAGGCGGCAACCGGTGGCGGCGTAATTGCCGCGCGCCTGAATACAGAGAAGGACGTGATCGTCGAAACCAAAGAGACGCAGGGCTACAACTGGTGGCGGAATATACGGCGAACGTGA
- the nuoH gene encoding NADH-quinone oxidoreductase subunit NuoH yields MELIVALGLIVFKVAFLIAILLLLPLPLTWLERKIAGHIQQRMGPMRVGWHGLLQPVADGIKLLTKEDHIPDEADRFLFKLAPILALAPPFVVFVAIPFGETVSVLGAEITLYVSNMNVAILFVFAVIGIEVYGVIFGGWAANSKYAVLGSLRTCAQMISYEIPMGFAVIGVVMLAQSMSLLEIVRAQADVWNIVYQPIGFLVFFVAGLAEAQRIPFDLSEAEGDLGAGFHTEYSGIRFAFFMISEYAIVLLVSVLVVILFFGGWNGVLIPLPPILWFLLKVSFFVYLFIWFRFTFPRYRYDQLMAIGWKVLLPLSMANIIITGIAFI; encoded by the coding sequence ATGGAACTTATCGTCGCCCTCGGCCTGATCGTCTTCAAGGTCGCGTTTCTAATCGCGATCCTGCTGCTGCTGCCCTTGCCACTGACCTGGCTGGAACGCAAGATCGCTGGGCACATCCAGCAGCGGATGGGGCCAATGCGCGTCGGGTGGCACGGGCTGCTACAGCCTGTGGCAGACGGAATCAAGCTCTTGACCAAAGAAGACCACATCCCGGACGAGGCCGACCGCTTTTTGTTCAAACTCGCGCCAATCCTGGCGCTCGCCCCACCATTCGTGGTGTTCGTCGCGATCCCGTTCGGCGAAACCGTCTCGGTGTTGGGTGCCGAGATCACGCTTTACGTCTCCAACATGAATGTGGCGATCCTTTTCGTCTTCGCTGTGATCGGCATTGAAGTATACGGTGTCATCTTCGGCGGATGGGCCGCGAACAGCAAATACGCTGTTCTGGGCAGCCTCAGGACTTGCGCACAGATGATCAGCTATGAGATCCCGATGGGGTTTGCGGTCATTGGCGTGGTCATGTTGGCGCAATCCATGAGCCTGCTCGAAATCGTACGGGCGCAGGCCGATGTCTGGAATATCGTTTACCAACCGATCGGCTTCCTGGTGTTCTTCGTTGCCGGACTGGCCGAGGCGCAGCGCATTCCCTTCGACCTTTCGGAAGCGGAAGGTGATCTGGGGGCTGGCTTCCATACCGAATACAGCGGTATCCGCTTTGCGTTTTTCATGATCAGCGAATATGCCATCGTCTTGCTGGTGTCGGTGCTGGTGGTGATCCTGTTCTTCGGCGGATGGAACGGCGTATTGATCCCCTTGCCACCGATCCTTTGGTTTCTGCTCAAGGTCTCGTTCTTCGTCTATTTGTTTATCTGGTTCCGCTTCACTTTCCCCCGCTACCGTTACGACCAACTGATGGCGATCGGATGGAAAGTCTTGCTTCCTTTATCGATGGCGAACATAATCATAACCGGAATTGCTTTCATTTAG
- a CDS encoding Lrp/AsnC family transcriptional regulator, producing MEQLDRYDLKILAQLQGDGRLTNNELSELIALSPSQCSRRRARLEAEGFIHGYRAVLDRGRLGLDLMVVIAVTLATHNRDNAKRFATLIADLPEVLECYALTGEMDYHLKVVTPDLAGLSRFVNDVLLPHDSVQHVKTSIVLATLKDFQGLPVHQRKRA from the coding sequence ATGGAACAGCTCGACAGATACGACCTAAAAATCCTTGCCCAATTGCAAGGCGACGGCCGCCTGACCAACAACGAGCTCTCGGAATTAATCGCGCTCTCGCCATCGCAATGTTCGCGCCGGAGGGCACGGCTTGAGGCGGAGGGCTTTATCCACGGCTATCGCGCCGTGCTCGATCGCGGCAGGCTGGGGCTCGACCTCATGGTCGTCATCGCCGTGACCCTTGCGACCCACAACCGCGACAACGCCAAGCGTTTCGCAACCCTGATTGCGGACCTGCCGGAGGTGCTGGAATGTTACGCCCTGACCGGCGAAATGGATTACCACCTCAAGGTCGTGACGCCTGACCTTGCGGGACTTTCGCGCTTCGTCAACGACGTGCTCCTGCCGCACGACAGCGTTCAGCATGTCAAGACGTCGATCGTACTGGCGACGCTCAAGGACTTTCAGGGATTGCCCGTCCACCAGCGCAAGAGGGCCTAA
- the hppD gene encoding 4-hydroxyphenylpyruvate dioxygenase: MGPYPHDAPPTGITADNPAGTDGFEFVEFAHPEAEKLRELFIRMGYSCVAKHRTKDITVWRQGDINYLINAEPGSHAMRFVAEHGPCAPSMAWRVTDAKHAFDHAVSKGATPYESKDKAVDIPAIVGIGGSLLYFVETYGEKGSPYDAEFEWLGEPNPKPKGVGFYYLDHLTHNVYRGNMDKWWEFYRELFGFRQIHFFNIDGRITGLMSRAITSPCGKIRIPLNESKDDTSQIEEYLRKYKGEGIQHIAVGTEALYDATDKLAENGLKFMPGPPETYYELSHERVHGHAEPIERMKEHGILIDGEGVLDGGTTRILLQIFSRTVIGPIFFEFIQRKGDEGFGEGNFRALFESIEADQIRRGVLRPTAAE, translated from the coding sequence ATGGGCCCTTATCCGCATGACGCGCCGCCGACAGGCATCACTGCCGACAATCCGGCCGGAACTGACGGTTTCGAATTTGTGGAATTCGCCCATCCGGAGGCGGAAAAATTGCGCGAGCTTTTTATCCGCATGGGCTACAGTTGCGTTGCCAAGCACCGCACGAAGGACATTACAGTCTGGCGCCAGGGCGATATCAACTATCTGATCAATGCCGAGCCCGGCAGCCATGCCATGCGCTTCGTCGCCGAACACGGCCCTTGCGCGCCCTCCATGGCCTGGCGTGTCACCGACGCCAAACATGCCTTCGACCACGCGGTTTCAAAGGGGGCGACGCCGTATGAAAGCAAGGACAAGGCCGTCGATATCCCGGCCATCGTGGGCATCGGCGGTTCGTTGCTTTATTTTGTGGAAACTTACGGCGAGAAGGGCTCGCCCTATGATGCAGAGTTCGAATGGCTGGGTGAACCCAACCCGAAGCCGAAAGGCGTTGGCTTCTACTACCTCGATCATCTGACCCACAATGTCTATCGCGGCAATATGGACAAGTGGTGGGAATTCTATCGCGAGCTCTTCGGTTTCCGCCAGATTCATTTCTTCAATATCGACGGCCGCATTACCGGGCTGATGAGCCGGGCAATTACGTCTCCTTGCGGCAAGATCCGCATCCCGCTGAACGAGTCCAAGGACGACACCAGCCAGATCGAGGAATATTTGCGGAAGTACAAGGGCGAGGGCATCCAGCATATCGCCGTTGGTACGGAAGCACTCTACGACGCGACGGACAAACTCGCCGAAAACGGCCTGAAATTCATGCCCGGGCCGCCCGAGACCTATTACGAGCTCTCGCATGAGCGCGTACACGGCCATGCCGAGCCGATCGAGCGGATGAAAGAGCATGGCATTTTGATCGACGGCGAGGGCGTCTTGGATGGCGGCACGACCCGCATCCTGTTGCAGATTTTCTCGCGAACCGTCATCGGACCGATTTTCTTTGAGTTCATTCAACGAAAGGGCGACGAAGGCTTTGGCGAAGGAAACTTCCGCGCTCTGTTCGAATCGATCGAGGCTGACCAGATCCGGCGCGGCGTGCTGCGCCCGACGGCTGCCGAGTAA
- a CDS encoding HupE/UreJ family protein has protein sequence MKAILKSVLLALVATALPAAAYAHPVAGEAAGFAHGFTHPISGIDHVLAMIMVGVFAYQLGGHATWLVPATFVLVMALGGALGVAGIDIPFVEAGIALSVVLLGAVVAFNVKAPAAIAMAVVGLFATFHGHAHGAEMPESAAGAAYGGGFLIATALLHAVGLGLGYAIGRIGERRGFIVTRLAGGIAAIAGVGILAGVI, from the coding sequence ATGAAAGCAATACTCAAGAGCGTACTTTTGGCACTGGTCGCAACAGCGCTTCCAGCCGCCGCCTATGCACATCCCGTCGCCGGCGAAGCAGCAGGCTTCGCGCATGGCTTCACCCATCCCATATCGGGTATCGACCATGTCCTTGCGATGATCATGGTTGGCGTCTTTGCCTATCAGCTTGGGGGTCACGCAACTTGGCTTGTCCCGGCAACCTTCGTCCTTGTTATGGCCCTCGGCGGCGCGCTCGGCGTTGCCGGCATCGATATCCCATTTGTTGAGGCGGGTATCGCGTTATCGGTGGTCCTGCTCGGCGCGGTCGTGGCGTTCAACGTCAAGGCCCCAGCAGCCATCGCGATGGCTGTGGTCGGGCTGTTTGCGACCTTCCATGGCCATGCCCACGGCGCCGAAATGCCGGAAAGTGCTGCGGGCGCTGCTTACGGGGGAGGTTTTTTGATCGCGACCGCTCTTCTGCACGCTGTCGGACTGGGGCTTGGCTATGCGATCGGCCGCATCGGCGAGCGCCGAGGCTTCATCGTCACGCGCCTTGCCGGCGGCATTGCCGCTATAGCAGGCGTGGGCATCCTCGCCGGCGTGATATAA
- a CDS encoding substrate-binding domain-containing protein — protein sequence MKLKEFAKQVGLSPTTVSRALSGYPEVSETTRARVVAEALRLGYRPDVNAVRLKTGRVGAIGVIMGRSGEFHFAEFMAGMAERLASEDIDILVIPMADRDLNEEMQTYRRLAESRRVDAIIVHSPKPNDARIELLDRLGIPFFVHGRSDIAVPHAWLDIDNEGAIRRSTEHLLDLGHRRIAMINGRKGLTYSIHRDIGFRKAFEGRALEQDAQLIAHDTFTDELGFRHARFFLESSNPPTAIVAGSMMTALGVYRAVRSLGLAIGEDVSVIAHDDVFPYLTAENMAPSLSASRSSMRAAGARCADLTLQVLAGRSVSDIHELWPVELNLRESTRPVR from the coding sequence ATGAAGCTCAAGGAATTCGCAAAACAAGTCGGCCTGTCGCCGACAACGGTAAGCCGAGCGCTGAGCGGCTATCCGGAGGTAAGCGAGACAACCCGCGCACGCGTCGTTGCGGAAGCCCTGAGGCTCGGCTACCGGCCGGACGTCAACGCCGTTCGGCTGAAGACCGGCCGCGTCGGCGCGATCGGGGTCATCATGGGACGCTCCGGTGAATTCCACTTCGCCGAATTCATGGCCGGCATGGCGGAGAGACTGGCCTCGGAGGATATTGATATCCTGGTGATCCCGATGGCCGATCGCGATCTTAACGAGGAGATGCAGACCTATAGACGGCTTGCCGAAAGCCGGCGAGTCGATGCCATTATCGTCCACTCTCCGAAACCGAACGACGCGCGCATCGAGCTTCTGGACAGGCTCGGAATTCCATTCTTCGTGCACGGGCGATCGGATATCGCCGTTCCCCATGCATGGCTGGACATCGACAATGAAGGGGCAATCCGCCGGTCGACGGAGCATCTGCTCGACCTCGGCCACCGCAGGATCGCGATGATCAACGGCCGCAAAGGACTGACTTATTCCATCCACCGCGATATCGGCTTCCGCAAGGCCTTCGAGGGGCGGGCTCTTGAGCAGGACGCACAGCTGATCGCCCACGACACTTTCACCGACGAGCTCGGCTTTAGACATGCCCGCTTTTTTCTGGAGAGTTCCAATCCGCCGACGGCCATCGTGGCCGGTTCGATGATGACAGCCCTCGGCGTCTATCGCGCCGTCCGATCCCTCGGCCTCGCTATCGGCGAAGACGTCTCTGTCATCGCCCATGACGACGTGTTTCCCTACCTGACGGCGGAGAACATGGCACCCTCACTTTCGGCAAGCCGATCATCGATGAGAGCAGCAGGTGCAAGGTGCGCCGACCTGACCTTGCAAGTGCTGGCGGGACGCTCAGTTTCGGATATTCATGAATTATGGCCTGTCGAACTCAATTTGCGGGAATCGACGCGTCCTGTAAGGTGA
- a CDS encoding ABC transporter substrate-binding protein, which yields MAAVSAASMICTLNLAAAAELSFAASSTGNNLEFFRKQFVIFEEKTGHKVNIVSMPSSSSEQFSQYRLWLAAGNKDVDVYQTDVIWAPQLADQFVDLKEAAKDVVEQFFPSIIASQTVNDRLVALPMYTDAPALYYRKDLLEKYGKQPPKTWDELAETAREIQEKERTAGQKDMWGFVFQGNSYEGLTCNALEWVKSSGGGQIVEPDGTISINNEKAAAAIDRAKGWVGTISPPGVLAYQEEESRGVWQTGNAVFMRNWPYAYSLGNGADSAVKGEFDVTTLPVAALGDRPSSALGGWNLAVSKYSDDQQAAIELVKFLASKDVQKARAIELSNLPTLVALYDDQDVAAAQPFMPEWKPIFQDAVPRPSATAKVKYNEVSSKFWTAVHNTLSGNGTAAENLELLEADLTILKGDSW from the coding sequence ATGGCCGCCGTTTCGGCGGCAAGCATGATCTGTACCTTGAATCTTGCGGCTGCAGCCGAGCTTTCCTTCGCGGCTAGTTCGACGGGCAATAACCTCGAGTTCTTCCGCAAGCAGTTTGTCATCTTCGAAGAGAAGACGGGCCACAAGGTCAACATCGTGAGCATGCCGTCGTCGAGTTCTGAACAGTTCTCGCAGTACCGTCTGTGGCTTGCCGCCGGCAACAAGGACGTCGATGTCTATCAGACCGACGTCATCTGGGCACCGCAGCTTGCCGATCAGTTCGTGGACCTGAAAGAGGCTGCCAAGGACGTCGTCGAGCAGTTCTTTCCTTCGATCATCGCATCGCAGACGGTCAACGACCGTCTCGTGGCGTTGCCGATGTATACCGATGCCCCGGCGCTTTATTATCGCAAGGACCTGCTTGAGAAATACGGTAAGCAGCCGCCGAAGACCTGGGACGAGCTTGCCGAGACCGCCAGGGAAATCCAGGAAAAGGAACGCACGGCCGGTCAAAAGGACATGTGGGGATTCGTCTTCCAGGGGAATTCCTATGAGGGCCTCACCTGCAATGCGCTGGAGTGGGTGAAATCCTCCGGCGGCGGGCAGATCGTGGAGCCGGACGGCACGATCTCGATCAACAATGAAAAGGCAGCAGCCGCGATCGACCGTGCGAAGGGCTGGGTCGGCACGATCTCCCCGCCTGGCGTGCTCGCTTATCAAGAAGAGGAGTCGCGCGGCGTCTGGCAGACCGGAAATGCCGTCTTCATGCGTAACTGGCCCTATGCCTACTCGCTCGGCAACGGCGCCGATAGCGCAGTGAAGGGCGAGTTCGACGTAACGACGCTGCCTGTCGCCGCGCTCGGCGACAGGCCGTCTTCAGCGCTCGGCGGCTGGAATCTCGCAGTTTCGAAATATTCTGACGACCAGCAGGCGGCCATTGAGCTCGTCAAGTTCCTGGCGTCGAAAGACGTTCAAAAGGCACGGGCCATCGAACTTTCCAATCTGCCAACCCTGGTGGCGCTCTACGACGACCAGGATGTCGCTGCCGCGCAGCCTTTCATGCCGGAGTGGAAGCCGATCTTCCAGGATGCCGTACCGCGTCCTTCGGCGACAGCCAAGGTGAAGTACAACGAAGTATCATCGAAGTTTTGGACGGCAGTACACAACACGCTGTCCGGCAACGGGACCGCGGCTGAGAACCTTGAGCTTCTCGAGGCCGACCTGACGATCCTTAAGGGCGATAGCTGGTGA
- a CDS encoding carbohydrate ABC transporter permease, which produces MSEIAVSQALKPPASALRSASELRSERVRSAWLFLAPTLFILAVVAGWPLFRTIYFSFTNASLTDLGNAQFIGFGNYLSWVTLKSGRTVYRGLLADPVWWSAVWNTAKFTVVSVMTETTLGLIVALVLNAQFAGRGIVRAAILIPWAIPTIVSAKMWAWMLNDQFGILNDMLLGVGLISEKIAWTANPETAMIAVLIVDVWKTTPFMALLILAGLQMVPADIYEAARIDGVNPVKVFWRLTLPLIRPAIMVAVIFRILDAMRIFDLIYVLTPNNVQTKTMSVMARENLFDFDKFAYGATASTVLFLIIASVTVLYIWFGRVKLGGEDR; this is translated from the coding sequence ATGAGCGAAATCGCAGTTTCACAGGCGCTCAAACCGCCAGCCTCCGCTTTGAGGTCGGCGAGCGAATTGCGCTCCGAGCGTGTCAGATCGGCCTGGCTGTTTCTGGCGCCGACGCTCTTTATATTGGCTGTGGTGGCCGGGTGGCCGCTGTTTAGAACGATTTATTTCAGCTTCACGAATGCCTCCCTGACCGATCTTGGCAATGCACAGTTCATCGGTTTCGGCAATTATCTGTCCTGGGTCACGCTGAAGAGCGGGCGAACCGTCTATCGTGGGCTGCTTGCCGATCCCGTCTGGTGGAGCGCCGTCTGGAACACCGCCAAATTTACGGTGGTCTCGGTCATGACCGAGACGACGCTCGGCCTGATCGTTGCGCTGGTCCTGAACGCACAGTTTGCCGGGCGCGGCATTGTGCGCGCTGCAATTCTTATTCCCTGGGCAATCCCGACGATCGTTTCGGCAAAAATGTGGGCCTGGATGCTCAACGACCAGTTCGGCATTTTGAACGATATGCTCCTTGGTGTCGGCCTCATCAGCGAAAAGATCGCCTGGACTGCCAATCCGGAAACGGCAATGATTGCGGTTCTGATAGTCGACGTCTGGAAGACGACGCCCTTCATGGCGCTTCTGATCCTTGCCGGACTGCAGATGGTACCGGCGGATATCTACGAGGCTGCCAGGATCGACGGGGTCAATCCCGTCAAGGTCTTCTGGCGGCTGACGCTACCGCTGATCCGGCCCGCCATTATGGTCGCCGTGATCTTCCGGATTCTGGATGCGATGCGCATCTTTGATCTGATTTATGTGCTGACGCCCAACAATGTCCAGACCAAGACCATGTCGGTCATGGCCCGTGAGAACCTGTTCGACTTTGACAAGTTCGCCTATGGTGCTACCGCTTCGACAGTTCTCTTCCTCATCATCGCGTCCGTCACCGTACTCTACATCTGGTTCGGACGCGTCAAACTCGGTGGGGAGGACCGTTGA